The following nucleotide sequence is from Pseudonocardia abyssalis.
CCGGGTTGAACAGCACCGCGCCGACCGAGAGCCCGAACGCGATCACGTACACCGCGACCACGTTGTCCCCGACGACGATCAGCGCCGCGGCCAGTACGCCGCGCCACAGGTCCGCGGCGACCATCACCAAGACCCGTGGCAGCCGGTCGACCAGCGTGCCGGCCAGCGGGGCGAGCAGCAGCACCGGCGCGATCTCGGCGAACACGACCGCGCTGACCTCCAGCGCCGAGCCGGTCAGGTCGAACACCAACAACACCAACGCCACCGTGGCGAACACGTCCCCCGCCTGCGAGGCCGTGCGGGCCGACCAGAGTCGCCGGTAGCCGGGCTGGGCGAACACCGCCCGCAGCCCGACCCGGGCCGGCGAACCACCGATCATGTCGCCGCCACCCACGACCAGCCGCGGAGCGGCCCGGGGCACTCAACGCCGGAGTCCGCCGTCGGGCCGTCGCAGGGGGCCCGTCCGTGGCTACGAGCAGCCGGCGCCGGGCTGGTGACCGACCGGGAACACCCAGCGGAAGGTGCTCAGGACCGGCTGGTGACACCAGCAGCTCGGTGCACAGCCACAGCGGACCGCGCCCATGGCCTCGACGAAGCGTCCGATCACGGCGAAGAGCAGGTACACCGACGCACCACGGACCAGGACCCGCCTCATGGGCGCAGGGTAGCGCGACGGGCAGCAGCCGGGACCGAGTTCGGTGTCGCAGGGTCACGTCGCGCTCGGCTCCGTCCCGACACCGTCGGGTGCAGGTTTGATCACAGGTCCCTCGCTCGTCCTCATCTGCCAGCATGACCCCGTACCCGAGTACAGGGTCAGCGCTCTTCGGCCTCGGCGGCGATACCGCGCGAGAGGTCACTAGGCCAACGCCGAAGGCAACCGGCCGCCGCAGAGCACAGCTGCTGGTGCGACCGGATCGCCTCCTCGACACCGACACGGGGGCACACATCCGACAGTTCACCCCGCCGCGGCCCGACCAGCTCGTAACTCGCCTACTTGCATCCGGTACCTAGGTACAGACTTACCGTGATGTCGGGGCCCGAGATGCGGACTGTGATGGAGGCGAGTGCGGTGCACGACACGACCAGTGCCGGCGTCCTGACCGAGGTCGGTGACGCGACGTTCGATCGGCAGGTGCGCACGGGCGCTGGGCCGGTGCTGGTGGAGTTCTTCGCGACCTGGTGCGGGAACTGCCGCCGGTTCGCACCGACACTGCAACAGGTGGCGGCCGAGTACGCCGACCGGGTACCGGTCGTCACGGTCAACGCCGACGAGAACCCGGAGCTGGTGCGCCGCTACGAGATCTCCTCGACCCCGACACTCATGCTGTTCGAGGGCGGTGAACCGATCCGCACGCTGGTGGGTGCGCAACCCGCGCAGGCGGTGCGCGACCTGCTGGACCCGGTCCTGACTCGAAGCGCAGGTGCCGCTGCGGCGTTGCCGGCCCCGTCGGGGTCGTGGGTGCCGGCGGATGCGTGCACGCTGCCCATCGCGGAGCAGCCGTTGCGGGTCGCGGAGTTCGACGCCCTGTTCACGGGCGCGCTGCGTCGGCTGGAGCGGCGGGAACCAGGTTGGTTGCGGCTGGTCCTGGCGGGCGACCCGGACGTGGAGGCCTCCGCGCGGGAGCTGATCGCCCGGGAGTCCACGTGCTGCTCGTTCTTCGACTTCCAGCTCACCCCCGACCGTGGGGAGCTCCAGCTCGACGTGCGGGTCCCCGACACCCGGGTCGACGTGCTCGACGGGATCATCCGACAGGCACACGCAGCGGGCTCGAGGTCATGACCGGGGCTCTGCGTTCGGGGCAGCTGGCCGCCGCGGCCGGGGTGAGCGTGCAGACCCTGCGCTACTACGAGCGCCGCGGCCTGCTCCCCGACCCGCAGCGCTCACTGGGCGGGCACCGCGAGTACGGACCGGACGCGCTGCGGGTGCTGCGGACCATCAAAGCGGTGCAGCAGCTCGGGTTCACCCTCGACGAGATCACCGACCTGCTCGACCTCGGGTCGCACCGCGGCCCGCGACCAGGGCTGCGCGCGGCCGCACGAGCCAAGCTCGCCGACGTCGACACCAAGATCGCCGACCTGACCGCGGTCCGGGCCACCCTGCTCGACGTCCTCGACGCCGGATGCACCGACCTGGACACCTGCTCGTGCGCGGCGTCGTGCCCGATCCCGTTCCGCGCCCTCGCCCACCCCGTTGACGTGCCGATTAGCGCATCGACCGTGCCTGCGCAGGGACCAGCCACGGGACGGCGCGCACGTAGATGACCATGCCGATCAGCTCGACCAGGGTTTGGGTGACCACGATGACCGGGGTGATGGCGTAGGCCTCGGGCAGGGCGAGGGCCAGGGGAAGCACGACGAGGGAGTTGCGGGTGGCCCCGCTGAAGATCAGGGCCCGGGAGGAGGGGACGTCGAGTCGGAACACTCGGGCGAGCAGCAGACCGAGACCGGCCATGACCACGAGGAATGCCACGTAGAGCGGTACCACGCTCATGACCGCCCCGACCTGGTCTTCGATCTGGGGGAACTGGCTGGCGACCACGACGAACAGGGTCGCGGTCATCAACGGCACCATCGCGGCGTTCATCGCGGAGGTGATCCGCTGGCCGGAGCGATGCCGGGCGGCGAGGGTCTCTGTGGCCCACGCCAACCCCAGGGGCAACACGATGAGGATCAGGAAGGCCTCCAGGAACGGGCCGATCTCCACGATGTCGGCCAAGCCCGGCCCCATGAACAGCACCAGCATCAACGGCAGGGCCACCATCTGGGCCAGCATCAGCAGCGGGGCCGCGGCCAGGAGCCGCTGGTGGGCGCCGCCGGCGAGCCCGGAGAACACGATCACGTAGTCGATGCAGGGGGTCAGCAGCACCAGCAGGACACCCAGCAGCACCGCCTGCGGTAGCGGGATCAGCGCGATCGCCGCGGCCACCACCACCGGCACGACGACGAAGTTGAGCACCATCGTGGCGCTGAGGAACCGCACGTCGCGGAAGGCGCGGGTCAGCGCCGTGAACGGCACCTGCAGGAACGTCGCGTACAGCAACGCCCCGAGCACCGGGTAGATCGCCAGTTCCAGAGCCGACGCGCCCCCCGGCAGGACCAGCCCGGCGACCGCTCCCAGGACCAGGGCGGCGAGGTAGATGACGATCTGGTGGCGTTCGAGCCACTCCACTCGTGACAGGGACACGCTGCACATTTCCCGGGGGTTCAGGGGTCCCGCAGGAAGGCGGCGACCAGGATCGTGGTGGTGGGTGCGCCGGCTACGCCGGCTGCGGGGGCAAGGCCGCGACCACTGGATGATCGACAGCAAGGGGGCCGGTCTTGGCGGCACCGCCCGGCGAGCCCAGCTCGGTGAAGAACTCCGCGTTCACCCGCGTGTAGTCCGACCACTGCTGCGGTAGGTCGTCCTCGTAGTAGATGGCCTCCACCGGGCACACCGGTTCGCAGGCGCCGCAGTCCACACACTCGTCCGGCTGGATGTAGAGCATCCGCCCGCCCTCGTAGATGCAGTCCACCGGGCATTCCTCGATGCACGCCTTGTCCATGACGTCCACGCAGGGCTGCGCGATCACGTAGGTCACTGCGTCACGCCCGCTTCGTCGCGGGTGGAGCCGCGCAGCTCCAGGAAGGAGCACGTCGGGTCGCATTGCGTTGCCCGGTCCGGCAGTGCGTCCAGGTGCGCCAGTGACGCGCGCAGCGAGGTGGAGAACACCTCCAGCTCGGCGGCTCGTCGTTCGGCGTCGGCGATGCGGGCGCTGATCATCGGCCGCAGCTGGGCCCGCACTCCGGAACACGTCCCGTGCTCCCACGCCGAGAGCAGCTCGCGGATCTCGTGGAGTTGCAGCCCCACGTGCTTGGCCGCGCGGATGAACTCCAGTCGCTCGACTGCTTGTTCCTCGTAGACCCGGTACCCCGACTCGCTGCGCTGGGCCGGGAGCAACCCGGCGGAGTCGTAGAACCGCAGCGTCGTCGCCGGGACACCACTGCGCTCGGCCAACTGGGAGATCCGAAAGCTACCCACACCCCGGACGGTAAACCTTCCAGTCGAGTCGAAGGTCAAGCCTCGTCGGTTCGATCACACTCGCCGAGGTCACCTCCAGTGGGTCAGCGTGGAGAGGCGCCGCTCGTACTCCTCGTCGTCGATCTCGCCGGCGGCGTAGCGCTCGCGCAGCCGGTCCCGCGCGGTGTCACCACCGACGGCGGCGACGTCGCCCTGCCGCGTGCGCAACCGCCGGTAGACCGAGACCGTGCCCACGGCTGCCAGCACGAGCAGCGCGAGGACCGTGACGAGGAACAGGACCATCCACAGCCCCATCCCCGCCGTCATTCCATCGCTCATCATTCCGTCCATCACGGTCATGACCTCCTCATCGATTGTGCGGGTTCGTGGGATCCGTTCTCGTGCTGTTACAGGTCGCCGGGATGGACCGTGCCGAGCAGGCGCCCGTCCGGGTCGGCGACGATCGCGTAGGTCAACCCCTTGCCGACCAGCCGGTCCTTGATCGCGGCGGTGGGCTCGTGCGGGCGCAGCGTGGACGGCCCGGCCTCCATCACCTCGCCCGCCGCCCGGGTGGGATCGGTGTCGTCGAGGACAGCGGCGCGCAGCCGCCCGAGCAGGATCCCGTCGGCGGTGGTGACCAACGAGAAGCGGTGCGCGGAGCGGGCGACCCGGGCCCGGACCTGAGCGATGAGCTCGTCCGGCCGGGCGGTGGTCACCTCGTGGCGCAGGTGCCGGCCGATCGTCGGGGTGTCGGCGTCGGTTCCTTCGACCGGCTGGTTGCGGGCGAGCCAGTCGACCTTGCCCGGCACGTAGTCATAGACCTGGGTGAACCCGAGCGTGGCGAGCCGGCACGCGGCTCGTGGCTCATATCTCAAAGGGCGTCCCAGCAGTACAGGACCACCGGCCGCGACCGGTCGAGCCCGGCGGTGGTGGCTGCGTCGAGGGTCTTGAGCGGGATGTTGACCGCGCCCGGCAAGTGCATCTCGGTGTACTCGCCGACGGGCAGCACCTCGACCAGCTGCGCCCCGTCGTCGAGCAGCCGGCGCAACGCCGGGTAGAGAACCGCTGTCATCGTGGGCCTCCGTGATCGGTGTCGGTGAGGTCGAGTTGCTCCAGCGCGGCATGGAAACCCTCGCTGTAGGTGGGGAACTGGGCGACTTGGTCGAGCAGCACCTCGATCGGGATCGCGGTGCGGATGGCCAGGGCCGCGTGGTGGATCCATTCCCCGGCCATCGGGGCCACCGCCCAGGCGCCGAGCAGGACGCCCTGGTCGGGGTCGGCGAGCAGCCCGAGATGACCCCAGGGGTTCTGCTCGTAGGTCCACGGGCGGGCGAGCGCGCCGGTGAGGTCGAGTTCCGTGGTGGTGGTGCGCCGGCCCTGCTGGGCGGCCTGGGCTTGTGTGAGGCCGACGGCGGCGACCTCGGGGTCGGTGAACACCACCCGCGGGATGCCCCCGTAGGTGGCGGGATGCGGGCGGCCGAGGATGGCGTCGGCGGCGATCCGACCCTGGTACTTCGCGACGTGGGTGAATGGCATGACCGCGGTGACGTCCCCGATCGCCCACACCCCCTCGGCGGCCCGGCAGTGCTCGTCGACGCCGATCTCGCCGTTCTCCCCGGGAGTGACGCCGATCGTGTCCAGGCCCAGGCCGCTGGTGCGCGGGCGACGGCCTGCACCGACGACCACGACGTCGCAGCGCAGCCCGGTCCCGTCGTCGAGGGTGAGCACGGTGTCGGCGCCGTCGCGGTGGGCGGCGGTGGCGGTGGCTCCGGTGCGCACGTCGACCCCCTCGGCGCGCATCCGCTCGCCGAGCAGTTCCCCGACGCGGGGTTCCTCGCGGGCCAGCAGCGTGGCCGATCGCTCGACGATGGTGACGTGGGCGCCGAAGCGGTGCAGGAACCCGCCGAGCTCGGCGCCGACGGCGCTGCCGCCGAGCATGGCGACCCGGTCGGGGATCTCGGTCAGGGTGGTGGCCTCCCGGTTGGTCCACACCGGGACGGTGTCCAGTCCCTCGACCGGGGGCAGGACGGCGTCGGAGCCGGTGGCGATGATGAGGTGGGGAGCGCGCAGCGTGTGGCCGTTGACCTCGACGGTGCCGGGCCCGGTGATGCGGCCGGCGCCCTTGACGACGGTGGCGCCGGACTTCTCGTAGCCGGTGACCTGGTTGCTGTCGTCGAGCTGGCGGATCATGTCGTCGCGCCAGGCGCGGGTGGCGGGCCAGTCCAGGCGGGCGCCCTCGACGCCGGCGGCCCGCTCGACCTCGGCGCTCGCCTCGGGTGGGCGCAGCAGCGTCTTGGACGGGATACACGCCCAGTAGCCGCATTCGCCGCCGATCAGTTCCTGCTCGATGACCGCGACCCTCCGGCCGGCGGCCAGCAGACGGGAAGCGGCGACCTCCCCGCCGGGACCCATGCCGATGACGATGGCGTCGAACTGCTCGCTCACCGCCGGCCGCCTTCCACCGGTGCCGGGCCCACGTCGGGAAGCGGGGTCAGCGCACCCGTGCCTACAGCGAGGTCGTAGACGGCGCGGTAGCGGCGGCGCTGCTCGGTGCGCTGTTCGACGTCAGGGCTGTGCACGGTACGGCTGTCCAGATCGGTCGGGATCGGCATCGGGGCACTCCTTTATCTGTGGGCGGGGCGAGCGGGTCAGATAGAGAATCAGGGGCGGCGGCCGCGCGGGCTCCAGGCGGTCTCGGTGACCGCGGCGACGGCCAGCCCGAACACCAGGTGCGCGGCGATCCCGCGCAGGTGCGTGATCAGCGGGTAGTCCAGGTTGGGGGCGGAGAACCCGAACGCCGGGGTCATCAGCTCGTCGGCGAGCACGCTCATCGCCGCCCCGGTCGCCAACCCCGCGGTGATCGGGCGCAGCGCGGTGGTGCGGCGCAGCAGCCCGTAGAGCGGCGCCCAGGAGATCGCGCCAGCCCGTAGTGGGCCACCAACGACGCACGGTCCAGCTGTGCGCCGCTCAAGTCGAGCCCGGCCAGGCGGGTCAGCTTCTCGGCGGCGATCCGGTCGGGTGGTCCCGGGCGGGCGGCGTCCTCCTGGGCCCGGTCGGTGTCGGATTCGAGCTCGTAGAGCTTCTGCGACACCGGTTCCATCGCCTTGGTGCCCAGGTAGCCGGCCAGCGCGGCCACGCCGAGGTCCTCCGCGGCCCCGCGGATCCTCGTGGGTGTAGCGATCGACATGATGTTCTCCTCGTTGCTCGGGTGATCGGCGGTGCTGGGCTAGCAGCAGCGGGGCTGGTCACCGACCAGGTCCTGGGCCAGACGTCGGCTCAACTCGAACGCCTCACCGACTCCCAGCACGACTCCACCGGGATGCTCGGTGAGCCAGTCGCGGGCGGCGGCGGGGGTGGCGAAGAAGTGCACCTGGTTGCAGAACGCCGACCGCACCCCGACACCCGGGTCGGGGATGAGGACCGACACGACCGCGGTGTCGGGATCCAGCTCGGTGACCCCGGCGGCGGGGTCCACGCTCAGGCGCACCAGCTCGCCGGTGCCCGGGGTGGGCGACACGACGTGTGCGGGACGGTCCAGGACGGTGGGGAAGATCAGGGTGTCCAGCGCGCACCACGTGTAGAGCACCTGGCCGTCCACGGTGAACCGGTGCGGGGTCTCGCGCAGCGTGATCCCGTGCCCGAGCACCGCGCCGGTCTCGTCGTACTCGGTGTCCGACAGCCCACCCAGCCCGGCACGCACCTCGGCGACGCCGCGGCCGGTCACCCGGGTGAGGTCCTCGACGGTGACCGGGCGGCCGCGGGCGAGCTCGCGCAGCAGCGCCGACCACAGCCAGCCCATCCCGTCTGCGCCGGCGCCGGGGGTGGAGCTGATGGTCTCGCCGAGCCTGGCGGCGAGGTGGTCGGCGTCGATGCTCATGACAGCAACATCCCTTCTTGGAGATCGAGTAAGGGGGGTGGGCTGCGGGTTCAGGCGCAGCAGGAGGTGGGCATCTCGTTGCGGAACAACCCGGCCGCGATGCGCAGGCTCTCGGCCATCGTCAGGTACGGCGCCCAGGTGTCGGCGATCTCGTCGACGGTCATCCCCGCTTTGATCGCGTAGGTGGCGGCGAGCATGATCTCCCCGGCCGCGTCGGCCGCGGCGTGCACCCCGAGCAACCTGCCGGTGTCGCCGTCGGCGACCAGCTTCACCACACCGCGGGTGTCACGGTTGGCCAGCGCGCGGGGCACGTCCGCGAGGTCCAGCACCCGGCACTCGCAGTGATACCCGGCGGCCAGCGCCTGTGCCTCGGTGAGCCCGGCCGTGCCGAGCTGCGGGCGGGTGAACACCACCCCGGGCATCCCGGTGTAGTCGACCGTGGCCGGGCGGGCGCCGGCGGCGCCGGTGGCGTTGAGCGCGGCCACCCGCCCGGTGGCGGCGGCGACGTAGACGTACTGCGGGGCCCCGGACACGTCACCGGCGGCGTAGATCCGCGGGTTGGAGGTGGCCTGCTGGGCGTCGACCACGACGAAGCCGCGGTCGTCGGTCTTCACCCCGGCCGCGTCCAGGTCCAGCGCGGCGGTGCGTGGGGTGCGCCCGGTCGCCACCAGCAACCGGGCGCCGCTGGCCCGCTGCCCGCTGCGGGTGAGCACGTCGACCTGGCCGTTCACGGTCTCGACCGCGACGGCGCGGTCCTCGATCACGGTGATCCCGTCGTCGGCGAACACGGCGCGCAGCGTGTCGGCGACCTCCGGCTCGGCGGCCGGGGCGAGTCGCCCGACCAGGGTGACCCGGGTGCCGAGGTGGGCGAACAGCTGCGCCTGTTCCATCCCCACGTAGCCGCCGCCGATCACCACCAGCGACTCGGGCAACTCGGTCTGCTCCATCGCGGTGGTCGAGGTCAACCAGTCGATCTCGTCCAGGCCGGGCAGGTCGGGGTGCGCGGGCTCGGCGCCGGTCGCGACCAGGTAGGCCCGGGCCGGCAGCGGCCGCCCGTCGACGGTCAGCGTGTCCTCGTCGGTGAACCGGGCCCGCCCGGGGCGGACCTCGAACCCGTAGGCGTCGGCGACGGCGGCGTACTTGGACTGGCGCAGCCGACCGACCAGCTCGTCCTTCTGCCCGACCAGCGCCGCGAAGTCCACCTCGCCGGCCGAGGTCGGGGCGCCGGGGAACGGGTTGCCCAGCGCGCCGTGCTGGGCCCCGGCCGCGGCCAGCAGCGTCTTCGACGGCACGCACCCGACGTTCACACACGTGCCGCCCAGGGTGGCCTGCTCGATGAGCACCACGGACTTGCCGGCCTGCCGGGCGGTGATCGCCGCGGCCATCGCGGCCCCACCGGAACCGATCACGGCCAGGTC
It contains:
- the merA gene encoding mercury(II) reductase; the encoded protein is MNDTVFDLAVIGSGGAAMAAAITARQAGKSVVLIEQATLGGTCVNVGCVPSKTLLAAAGAQHGALGNPFPGAPTSAGEVDFAALVGQKDELVGRLRQSKYAAVADAYGFEVRPGRARFTDEDTLTVDGRPLPARAYLVATGAEPAHPDLPGLDEIDWLTSTTAMEQTELPESLVVIGGGYVGMEQAQLFAHLGTRVTLVGRLAPAAEPEVADTLRAVFADDGITVIEDRAVAVETVNGQVDVLTRSGQRASGARLLVATGRTPRTAALDLDAAGVKTDDRGFVVVDAQQATSNPRIYAAGDVSGAPQYVYVAAATGRVAALNATGAAGARPATVDYTGMPGVVFTRPQLGTAGLTEAQALAAGYHCECRVLDLADVPRALANRDTRGVVKLVADGDTGRLLGVHAAADAAGEIMLAATYAIKAGMTVDEIADTWAPYLTMAESLRIAAGLFRNEMPTSCCA
- a CDS encoding SHOCT domain-containing protein gives rise to the protein MSDGMTAGMGLWMVLFLVTVLALLVLAAVGTVSVYRRLRTRQGDVAAVGGDTARDRLRERYAAGEIDDEEYERRLSTLTHWR
- a CDS encoding CBS domain-containing protein; this encodes MRYEPRAACRLATLGFTQVYDYVPGKVDWLARNQPVEGTDADTPTIGRHLRHEVTTARPDELIAQVRARVARSAHRFSLVTTADGILLGRLRAAVLDDTDPTRAAGEVMEAGPSTLRPHEPTAAIKDRLVGKGLTYAIVADPDGRLLGTVHPGDL
- the merB gene encoding organomercurial lyase MerB; protein product: MSIDADHLAARLGETISSTPGAGADGMGWLWSALLRELARGRPVTVEDLTRVTGRGVAEVRAGLGGLSDTEYDETGAVLGHGITLRETPHRFTVDGQVLYTWCALDTLIFPTVLDRPAHVVSPTPGTGELVRLSVDPAAGVTELDPDTAVVSVLIPDPGVGVRSAFCNQVHFFATPAAARDWLTEHPGGVVLGVGEAFELSRRLAQDLVGDQPRCC
- a CDS encoding MerR family transcriptional regulator, encoding MGSFRISQLAERSGVPATTLRFYDSAGLLPAQRSESGYRVYEEQAVERLEFIRAAKHVGLQLHEIRELLSAWEHGTCSGVRAQLRPMISARIADAERRAAELEVFSTSLRASLAHLDALPDRATQCDPTCSFLELRGSTRDEAGVTQ
- the fdxA gene encoding ferredoxin, which encodes MTYVIAQPCVDVMDKACIEECPVDCIYEGGRMLYIQPDECVDCGACEPVCPVEAIYYEDDLPQQWSDYTRVNAEFFTELGSPGGAAKTGPLAVDHPVVAALPPQPA
- a CDS encoding thioredoxin family protein, whose translation is MSGPEMRTVMEASAVHDTTSAGVLTEVGDATFDRQVRTGAGPVLVEFFATWCGNCRRFAPTLQQVAAEYADRVPVVTVNADENPELVRRYEISSTPTLMLFEGGEPIRTLVGAQPAQAVRDLLDPVLTRSAGAAAALPAPSGSWVPADACTLPIAEQPLRVAEFDALFTGALRRLERREPGWLRLVLAGDPDVEASARELIARESTCCSFFDFQLTPDRGELQLDVRVPDTRVDVLDGIIRQAHAAGSRS
- a CDS encoding arsenic resistance protein, whose product is MCSVSLSRVEWLERHQIVIYLAALVLGAVAGLVLPGGASALELAIYPVLGALLYATFLQVPFTALTRAFRDVRFLSATMVLNFVVVPVVVAAAIALIPLPQAVLLGVLLVLLTPCIDYVIVFSGLAGGAHQRLLAAAPLLMLAQMVALPLMLVLFMGPGLADIVEIGPFLEAFLILIVLPLGLAWATETLAARHRSGQRITSAMNAAMVPLMTATLFVVVASQFPQIEDQVGAVMSVVPLYVAFLVVMAGLGLLLARVFRLDVPSSRALIFSGATRNSLVVLPLALALPEAYAITPVIVVTQTLVELIGMVIYVRAVPWLVPAQARSMR
- a CDS encoding dihydrolipoyl dehydrogenase family protein, with the protein product MSEQFDAIVIGMGPGGEVAASRLLAAGRRVAVIEQELIGGECGYWACIPSKTLLRPPEASAEVERAAGVEGARLDWPATRAWRDDMIRQLDDSNQVTGYEKSGATVVKGAGRITGPGTVEVNGHTLRAPHLIIATGSDAVLPPVEGLDTVPVWTNREATTLTEIPDRVAMLGGSAVGAELGGFLHRFGAHVTIVERSATLLAREEPRVGELLGERMRAEGVDVRTGATATAAHRDGADTVLTLDDGTGLRCDVVVVGAGRRPRTSGLGLDTIGVTPGENGEIGVDEHCRAAEGVWAIGDVTAVMPFTHVAKYQGRIAADAILGRPHPATYGGIPRVVFTDPEVAAVGLTQAQAAQQGRRTTTTELDLTGALARPWTYEQNPWGHLGLLADPDQGVLLGAWAVAPMAGEWIHHAALAIRTAIPIEVLLDQVAQFPTYSEGFHAALEQLDLTDTDHGGPR
- a CDS encoding MerR family transcriptional regulator, with protein sequence MTGALRSGQLAAAAGVSVQTLRYYERRGLLPDPQRSLGGHREYGPDALRVLRTIKAVQQLGFTLDEITDLLDLGSHRGPRPGLRAAARAKLADVDTKIADLTAVRATLLDVLDAGCTDLDTCSCAASCPIPFRALAHPVDVPISASTVPAQGPATGRRARR
- a CDS encoding rhodanese-like domain-containing protein, which encodes MTAVLYPALRRLLDDGAQLVEVLPVGEYTEMHLPGAVNIPLKTLDAATTAGLDRSRPVVLYCWDAL